A genomic stretch from Candidatus Hydrogenisulfobacillus filiaventi includes:
- a CDS encoding exported protein of unknown function (Evidence 5 : Unknown function), with amino-acid sequence MQLRHSLYTVLPAAVVAAGTLAATPAFASSGPLGSLTGALTDTLGSLTSTVGSTAQSAVDTTVNTVGNLTSAVTTPVASTVSQVPVVGPVASSVVSTVPGVVSTVGSAAEGATSAAVNAVGNEVGTVGNLTNAVGSTGDAVLNTTLGAVPAVTGAVSDTAQNLTSTVGAVGGLAGQTTSQLLNTTGGLLHTVTGSLGGITGGLTGALGGLGASTPSASGQGQATVEGSASAQTPAATVSTSSTGSGSVSASADPTAAHAATKASDVAGATSVETGVGLWGSLLGGLTLLGGGGSLYAWNRRRLLAR; translated from the coding sequence ATGCAACTGCGCCACAGTCTTTACACGGTCCTGCCCGCCGCCGTGGTGGCCGCCGGCACCCTGGCCGCCACCCCCGCCTTCGCCTCCAGCGGTCCCTTAGGCTCCCTGACCGGCGCCCTCACCGATACGCTGGGCTCCCTGACCAGCACCGTGGGCTCCACCGCCCAGTCCGCCGTCGACACCACCGTGAACACGGTGGGCAACCTCACCTCCGCCGTCACCACCCCGGTAGCCTCCACCGTTTCCCAGGTGCCGGTGGTGGGCCCGGTGGCCTCCAGTGTGGTGTCCACCGTTCCCGGTGTGGTCTCCACGGTCGGCTCGGCGGCGGAAGGCGCCACTTCGGCCGCCGTCAATGCGGTCGGCAACGAAGTCGGCACCGTCGGTAACCTGACCAACGCCGTGGGCTCCACCGGCGATGCGGTGCTCAACACCACCCTGGGCGCGGTCCCGGCGGTCACCGGGGCGGTCTCCGACACCGCCCAGAATCTGACCAGCACCGTAGGGGCGGTCGGCGGCCTGGCGGGTCAGACCACCAGCCAGCTGCTCAACACCACCGGCGGCCTGCTGCACACCGTGACGGGCAGCCTGGGGGGGATCACCGGCGGCCTGACCGGCGCCCTGGGCGGTCTGGGCGCGTCCACCCCCTCCGCCAGCGGGCAGGGCCAGGCCACCGTGGAGGGCAGCGCCTCGGCGCAGACCCCGGCCGCCACGGTCAGCACCTCCAGCACCGGCAGCGGCAGCGTGTCGGCCTCGGCCGATCCCACCGCCGCGCACGCAGCCACCAAGGCCTCGGATGTGGCCGGCGCCACCTCGGTGGAGACCGGGGTCGGCCTCTGGGGCAGCCTGCTGGGCGGACTCACCCTGCTCGGCGGCGGCGGCTCGCTCTATGCCTGGAACCGGCGGCGCCTGCTGGCCCGCTGA
- the cydA gene encoding cytochrome bb' ubiquinol oxidase, subunit I (Evidence 2a : Function from experimental evidences in other organisms; PubMedId : 9852001, 10551842, 15231791, 15849754, 16850406; Product type e : enzyme) codes for MTQLGLARLQFGVTTVYHFLFVPLTIGISFLIAIMETQYYVTKKPEYRQLAQYWGKLFLINFAIGVVTGILQEFQFGLDWANYSRFVGDIFGAPLAVEALLAFFMESTFIGVWVFGWDRVSKGVHLAAIWLVALGTSLSALWILTANSFMQEPVGYVIAQHKAEMASFGALLANPQLWREFPHVIMASWLTASVFVLAVSSYQILKKRNVEAFKHSFRLAAIVGAIASVLVIVIGDMQASHLRVSEPMKLAASEAVFNTTGQHAPWKVFAIVNGKTEHNSAVIEIPDMLSLLAYKSTTGSIEGINQIQAQYVKKYGPGNYVPPVAPVFYTFRLMILAGTLMLIMTWWALFLLKGDRYVNRPRFLKLMEWTLILPYLANISGWIMTEVGRQPWVVYGLLKTADGVSPPVTVPAGDIAFSVIVFTLTYGLMAGFAVYLFRKYADTDLGPATAEGEVAEGAAYTRVV; via the coding sequence ATGACACAATTAGGGTTGGCGCGCCTGCAGTTCGGCGTGACCACCGTCTATCACTTCCTGTTCGTGCCGCTGACCATCGGAATCTCCTTCCTCATCGCCATCATGGAAACCCAGTACTACGTGACCAAGAAGCCGGAGTACCGGCAGCTGGCGCAGTACTGGGGCAAGCTGTTCCTCATCAACTTCGCCATCGGCGTCGTGACCGGCATTCTGCAGGAGTTCCAGTTCGGGCTCGACTGGGCCAACTACTCCCGCTTCGTGGGCGACATCTTCGGCGCCCCCCTGGCGGTGGAGGCCCTGCTGGCGTTCTTCATGGAGTCGACTTTCATCGGCGTCTGGGTCTTCGGATGGGACCGGGTGTCGAAGGGTGTGCACCTGGCCGCCATCTGGCTGGTCGCCCTCGGCACCTCGCTCTCGGCCCTTTGGATCCTGACCGCCAACTCCTTCATGCAGGAGCCGGTGGGGTACGTCATCGCCCAGCACAAGGCCGAGATGGCGAGCTTCGGGGCCCTGCTGGCCAACCCGCAGTTGTGGCGGGAGTTCCCGCACGTGATCATGGCCTCCTGGTTGACGGCGTCCGTGTTCGTCCTGGCGGTCAGCAGCTACCAGATCCTCAAGAAGCGCAACGTGGAGGCCTTCAAGCACTCCTTCCGGCTGGCGGCCATCGTCGGCGCCATCGCCTCGGTGCTGGTCATCGTCATCGGCGACATGCAGGCCTCTCACCTGCGGGTGTCGGAGCCCATGAAGCTGGCGGCCTCGGAGGCGGTGTTCAACACCACGGGGCAGCACGCGCCCTGGAAGGTGTTTGCCATCGTCAACGGCAAGACCGAGCACAACTCGGCCGTGATTGAGATTCCCGACATGCTGAGCCTCCTGGCCTACAAGAGCACCACGGGGTCCATCGAGGGCATCAACCAGATCCAGGCGCAGTACGTCAAGAAGTACGGGCCCGGCAACTACGTGCCGCCGGTGGCGCCGGTGTTCTACACCTTCCGCCTCATGATCCTGGCCGGCACCTTGATGCTGATCATGACCTGGTGGGCGCTCTTCCTGCTCAAGGGGGACCGCTACGTCAACCGGCCGCGTTTCCTGAAGCTCATGGAGTGGACCCTCATCCTGCCGTACCTGGCCAACATCTCCGGCTGGATCATGACCGAGGTGGGCCGCCAGCCCTGGGTGGTGTACGGGCTGCTGAAGACGGCCGACGGGGTCTCGCCGCCGGTGACGGTGCCCGCGGGTGACATTGCCTTCTCGGTCATCGTCTTCACCCTGACCTACGGTCTCATGGCCGGCTTCGCGGTCTACCTCTTCCGCAAGTACGCCGACACCGACCTCGGCCCGGCGACCGCGGAGGGCGAGGTGGCCGAAGGCGCCGCCTACACCCGCGTGGTCTAG
- a CDS encoding Transport ATP-binding protein CydC, whose product MKPLKPFIAQVLRFRGWFAGSLAAGYFTVATNIGLLFTSAYLISKAAQRPSTILLLWVPIVGVRFFSTAHGVGRYVERYLSHELTFRVLTDLRVWFYRQARAMGVGLRLNLHSGELLSRAMADVDTLQNLYLRLLAPPLIFFLTLVTVIGILVPHGWGLALTLTVFLLAAGLAVPLWAEVRSREAGRDWLPLRARLSALIVDTVGGLGDLTAYGQARAQLARLEALNREQGRLRARGQSTRALSAGLLTLLSLGAAWALLTEGIPLVEAGRLPGVLLASVTLLGLASFEAVQPLPLAFQYLSQSREAGRRLQELTAGAPPEPADGVRVRWEGVPALEVRGLGLRYEEARWALEGVDLDLRPGRRVAVVGPTGSGKSSLLSVVAGLWPYQRGEVRLGGHELRRLDPGSLHAALAVAEQRPHLFNTTLRENLLLADPDADTAALERAARVAVLDEVVARLPEGYDTPIGEQGARLSGGEARRLAVARAVLKGAPVVLLDEPTEGLDATNAGRLMQRLLEWLGPRSLLLVTHLLTGLEAMDEIVVLDQGRVVERGTQAELLARNGYYRRLWESQQQRLGDVTDGPESVAAPALG is encoded by the coding sequence GTGAAGCCGCTTAAGCCGTTTATTGCCCAGGTGCTCCGGTTCCGGGGCTGGTTCGCGGGGTCGCTGGCCGCGGGCTATTTCACCGTGGCCACCAATATCGGCCTGCTGTTCACCTCCGCCTACCTGATCTCGAAGGCGGCCCAACGGCCCAGCACCATCCTCCTGCTCTGGGTGCCGATCGTGGGGGTGCGCTTCTTCAGCACCGCCCACGGCGTGGGGCGCTATGTGGAACGTTACCTCTCCCATGAACTCACCTTCCGGGTGCTGACCGACCTGCGGGTCTGGTTTTACCGCCAGGCGCGGGCCATGGGGGTGGGGCTGCGGCTCAACCTGCACTCGGGCGAGCTCCTGAGCCGGGCCATGGCCGACGTCGACACCCTGCAGAATCTGTACCTGCGGCTGCTGGCGCCGCCGTTGATCTTTTTCCTCACCCTGGTCACGGTGATCGGGATCCTGGTGCCCCATGGGTGGGGCCTGGCCCTGACCCTGACCGTCTTCCTGCTGGCCGCGGGCCTGGCGGTTCCGTTATGGGCGGAGGTGCGTAGTCGGGAGGCCGGGCGTGACTGGCTGCCCCTGCGCGCCCGTCTCAGCGCCCTGATTGTCGATACCGTGGGCGGACTCGGGGACCTGACCGCCTACGGGCAGGCCCGGGCCCAGCTTGCGCGCCTGGAGGCCCTCAACCGCGAGCAGGGCCGGTTGCGGGCCCGCGGGCAGTCGACCAGGGCGCTGTCGGCCGGGCTGCTTACCCTGCTCAGCCTGGGTGCGGCTTGGGCCCTGCTCACGGAGGGGATTCCGCTGGTGGAGGCGGGCCGCCTGCCGGGGGTGCTGCTGGCCTCGGTCACCCTGCTGGGGCTGGCCTCCTTCGAGGCGGTGCAGCCGCTCCCGCTAGCTTTTCAGTACCTCTCCCAGAGCCGGGAGGCCGGCCGACGCTTGCAGGAGCTGACCGCCGGCGCCCCTCCGGAACCGGCCGACGGGGTGCGGGTGCGGTGGGAAGGGGTACCCGCCCTGGAAGTGCGGGGGCTGGGCCTCCGCTACGAGGAGGCGCGCTGGGCGCTCGAGGGGGTCGATCTGGACCTCCGGCCCGGCCGGCGGGTGGCGGTGGTGGGGCCCACCGGCTCCGGCAAGAGCAGCCTGCTCTCGGTGGTGGCCGGCCTGTGGCCCTACCAGCGCGGGGAGGTGCGGCTGGGCGGCCATGAGCTGCGCCGGCTGGACCCCGGCTCGCTACATGCGGCCCTGGCAGTGGCCGAGCAGCGCCCGCACCTGTTCAATACCACCCTGCGCGAGAACCTGCTCCTAGCCGACCCGGATGCTGATACCGCCGCCCTCGAACGGGCCGCCCGGGTGGCGGTCCTGGATGAGGTGGTGGCCCGGCTGCCGGAGGGCTATGATACCCCCATCGGCGAACAGGGCGCCCGCCTGTCGGGCGGCGAGGCCCGGCGCCTGGCGGTGGCGCGGGCGGTGCTGAAGGGGGCGCCGGTGGTGCTCCTGGACGAGCCGACCGAGGGGCTGGACGCCACCAACGCCGGGCGCCTGATGCAGCGCCTGCTGGAGTGGCTGGGGCCCCGGTCCCTGCTGCTGGTGACCCATCTGCTGACCGGCCTGGAGGCCATGGACGAGATTGTGGTGCTGGATCAGGGCCGGGTGGTGGAGCGAGGAACCCAGGCCGAGCTCCTGGCCCGCAACGGCTACTACCGGCGCCTGTGGGAGAGCCAGCAGCAGCGCCTGGGGGACGTGACGGACGGGCCGGAGAGCGTGGCCGCGCCCGCCCTGGGCTGA
- a CDS encoding protein of unknown function (Evidence 5 : Unknown function), which translates to MEGHGYRWPTPHEMVQAAARHHVRPGSRLAYAWALRELGVPRAALAELLIGHGFPAPTAQAYARTVWQNEP; encoded by the coding sequence ATGGAGGGCCACGGCTATCGCTGGCCCACCCCGCATGAGATGGTCCAGGCGGCCGCCCGCCATCATGTGCGCCCCGGCAGCCGCTTGGCTTATGCCTGGGCGCTGCGCGAACTGGGGGTCCCCCGGGCGGCCCTAGCGGAACTGTTGATCGGGCACGGCTTCCCGGCCCCCACCGCCCAGGCCTATGCCCGCACTGTCTGGCAGAACGAGCCCTAG
- the cydB gene encoding cytochrome bb' ubiquinol oxidase subunit II (Evidence 2a : Function from experimental evidences in other organisms; PubMedId : 9852001, 10551842, 15231791, 15849754, 16850406; Product type e : enzyme), whose translation MTLQALWFILVAVLFMGFFFLEGFDYGVGTLLPFLGKTDNDRRVMLNTIGPVWNVNEVWLITAGGALFAAFPEWYATMFSGFYLALVLMLLGLIARGVGLEYRSKESTAGWRKWWDSLVFGGSALLALLWGVAISDLAHGLAINAQFNYVGGFFGLLSLYSVFGGLTSLVVFALSGALYLRIRTEGAVRDAADKAIPKLGATATVLLGLYLIWTSQQLGGAVMAHWGVLGVTVAALAWLAMLSERFFFNAKKPGWTFAMQGISIALVTAAMFIGLFPDVMISTINLKYSLTINNAASNPYTLGVMTIVALVMVPIVLAYQIWVHWMFRKPVSGQMHLEY comes from the coding sequence ATGACGCTACAAGCCCTATGGTTCATCCTGGTGGCGGTCTTGTTCATGGGCTTCTTCTTCCTGGAAGGCTTCGACTACGGGGTAGGAACCCTCCTGCCCTTCCTGGGGAAGACCGACAACGACCGCCGGGTCATGCTGAACACCATCGGTCCGGTGTGGAACGTCAACGAGGTGTGGCTCATCACCGCCGGTGGCGCGCTGTTCGCGGCCTTCCCGGAGTGGTACGCCACCATGTTCAGCGGCTTCTACCTGGCCCTGGTCCTGATGCTGCTGGGCCTCATCGCCCGCGGGGTGGGCCTGGAGTACCGCAGCAAGGAGAGCACGGCCGGCTGGCGCAAGTGGTGGGACAGCCTGGTGTTCGGCGGCAGCGCGCTGCTGGCCCTGCTATGGGGGGTCGCCATCTCCGACCTGGCCCACGGGCTGGCCATCAACGCCCAGTTCAACTACGTCGGCGGCTTCTTCGGGCTCCTGTCGCTGTACTCGGTCTTCGGCGGCCTCACCAGCCTGGTGGTCTTCGCCCTGAGCGGCGCCCTCTACCTCCGCATCCGGACCGAGGGGGCGGTGCGCGACGCCGCGGACAAGGCTATCCCCAAGCTGGGGGCGACCGCGACCGTGCTGCTGGGCCTCTACCTCATCTGGACCAGCCAGCAGCTGGGCGGCGCCGTGATGGCGCACTGGGGCGTGCTGGGCGTGACGGTGGCGGCCCTGGCCTGGCTGGCGATGCTCTCCGAGCGCTTCTTCTTCAACGCGAAGAAGCCCGGATGGACCTTTGCCATGCAGGGCATCTCTATCGCACTGGTGACGGCGGCCATGTTCATCGGGCTTTTCCCTGATGTCATGATCTCCACCATCAACCTGAAGTACAGCCTGACCATCAACAACGCGGCGTCCAACCCGTACACCCTGGGCGTCATGACCATCGTGGCCCTGGTGATGGTGCCGATTGTGCTGGCCTACCAGATCTGGGTACACTGGATGTTCCGGAAGCCCGTCAGCGGACAGATGCATCTCGAGTACTAA
- a CDS encoding conserved protein of unknown function (Evidence 4 : Unknown function but conserved in other organisms) — protein MLMQEAERWENPAVAGLAQEWERRLRPRPAVRPRYRWKPWVRGAAWILGLWLGAAVTTGLALAVAQAGFRVDALQASYRSAQRQEQALNARLAGLESSAALAAGARRLGVTLETPRIRYLGTAPAAPAVAQPASPWSQARHFLLELRQAWRGR, from the coding sequence ATGCTGATGCAGGAAGCGGAACGGTGGGAGAACCCGGCAGTGGCCGGGCTGGCGCAGGAATGGGAGCGGCGGCTGCGGCCGCGGCCTGCGGTCCGGCCCCGCTACCGGTGGAAGCCCTGGGTGCGGGGGGCGGCGTGGATCCTGGGCCTGTGGCTGGGAGCGGCCGTCACCACCGGGCTGGCCCTGGCAGTGGCACAGGCCGGGTTCCGGGTGGATGCGCTGCAGGCAAGCTACCGGAGCGCCCAGCGGCAGGAACAGGCTCTCAACGCCCGGCTGGCCGGGCTGGAGAGCTCGGCGGCGCTGGCGGCGGGGGCCCGCCGGCTGGGGGTGACCCTAGAGACCCCGCGCATCCGTTACCTGGGGACGGCCCCGGCGGCGCCGGCGGTCGCCCAGCCGGCCTCGCCCTGGTCCCAGGCCCGCCACTTCCTGCTGGAGCTCCGCCAGGCATGGCGCGGGCGGTAA
- the mraZ gene encoding inhibitor of RsmH and transcriptional regulator (Evidence 2a : Function from experimental evidences in other organisms; PubMedId : 10572301, 15939023, 16511046, 24659771, 22720735; Product type r : regulator) has protein sequence MLMGEYAHSLDDKGRLVVPARLREDLGEHFVVTKGLDSCLFLYPAAQWEQIMAKLSALPTTSANARAFARLFLAGAQEMEVDRQGRFTLPPRLREYAGIERDVVLVGLLTRLEIWAADRWEAYQAKEQATFESVAETLEDLGF, from the coding sequence ATGCTGATGGGGGAATACGCCCACAGCCTGGACGACAAGGGCCGCCTCGTCGTTCCCGCCCGGCTGCGCGAGGACCTGGGGGAGCACTTTGTGGTCACCAAGGGGCTCGACAGCTGCCTGTTCCTGTACCCCGCCGCCCAATGGGAACAGATCATGGCCAAGTTGAGCGCGTTGCCTACCACCAGCGCCAACGCGCGGGCCTTCGCGCGCCTGTTCCTGGCCGGGGCGCAGGAGATGGAGGTCGACCGCCAGGGGCGCTTTACGCTGCCCCCCCGCCTGCGCGAGTACGCCGGCATCGAGCGGGATGTGGTCCTGGTGGGCCTCCTGACCCGCCTGGAGATCTGGGCGGCCGACCGCTGGGAGGCCTACCAGGCGAAGGAGCAGGCCACCTTCGAGTCGGTGGCGGAGACCTTGGAGGATCTGGGGTTCTAG
- a CDS encoding Transport ATP-binding protein CydD: MDRRLWTRVKPARWLLAMVIGQGVLNGVLVVLQAWFMAQAVAQVYLGHRPLSAVSPDIYGLLAVVAARAVVAWGAERAGLAMAQRVQAEVRRQIMEAVVGRGPAAMTAGSGGDVAAIALDGVEALEDYLAHFLPQVVLSVAVPVLVGLAVLWQDPLSALILFVTAPLIPIFMVLIGRQAEATNRRQWELLSRLSAHFLDVLQGLTTLELFGRARRQEAIIADVSDRYRRATMKTLRIGFLSSLVLELSAALSTAIVAVVIGIRMVGGSLPFFPGFFVLLLAPEFFAPLRALGTNYHAGLSGRTALERIFGVLDQPVPEPGRRRPPEGAPLTVRLNHLSYAYGPGDPVLRDVSLFLPPGRHLAIVGPSGAGKSTLLSVLMGFVVPGPGQGEVAGVDLAELDGDWWRRQVAWVPQRPYLFAGTVADNIRLGVPDAPREAVEEAARLCRADAFIRALPQGYDTVIGERGLTLSGGEAQRIALARAVLKDAPVVLMDEPTANLDPETEGVLDELLERWRDRTVVVVAHRLNTVRHADWLLVMDGGRVVESGTPESLAQRPGLYRQLRIAYAEGVGS, from the coding sequence ATGGACCGGCGCTTATGGACCCGGGTGAAGCCCGCGCGGTGGCTCCTGGCGATGGTCATCGGCCAGGGGGTGCTCAATGGGGTGCTTGTGGTGCTGCAGGCGTGGTTCATGGCCCAAGCGGTGGCCCAGGTCTACCTGGGCCACCGCCCGCTTTCTGCGGTCAGCCCCGATATTTACGGGCTGCTGGCGGTGGTGGCGGCTAGGGCCGTGGTCGCCTGGGGCGCCGAACGGGCTGGCCTGGCAATGGCCCAGCGGGTGCAGGCGGAGGTGCGCCGGCAGATCATGGAGGCCGTGGTCGGGCGGGGGCCCGCCGCCATGACGGCGGGGTCGGGCGGGGATGTGGCCGCCATCGCCCTGGACGGCGTGGAGGCGCTGGAGGATTACCTGGCCCATTTCCTGCCCCAGGTGGTCTTGAGCGTGGCGGTGCCGGTGCTGGTGGGGCTGGCGGTGCTGTGGCAGGATCCCTTGTCCGCCCTTATTCTTTTCGTGACCGCGCCCCTCATCCCCATCTTCATGGTGCTCATCGGCCGGCAGGCGGAGGCCACCAACCGGCGGCAGTGGGAGCTGCTGTCGCGCCTCTCGGCGCACTTCCTGGATGTCCTGCAGGGGTTGACCACCCTGGAGCTTTTTGGACGGGCCCGGCGGCAGGAGGCCATCATCGCCGACGTCAGTGACCGCTACCGGCGGGCGACGATGAAGACCTTGCGCATCGGGTTTCTGTCCTCCCTGGTTCTGGAGCTGTCGGCGGCCCTGAGTACCGCCATCGTGGCGGTGGTCATCGGGATCCGCATGGTGGGTGGCAGTCTTCCCTTCTTTCCCGGGTTCTTCGTGCTGCTGCTGGCACCGGAGTTCTTCGCTCCCCTGCGGGCGCTGGGCACCAACTATCACGCCGGCCTGAGCGGGCGGACCGCCTTGGAGCGCATCTTTGGGGTGCTGGACCAGCCGGTGCCGGAGCCCGGCCGGCGGCGGCCCCCCGAAGGGGCGCCGCTGACGGTGCGCCTGAACCACCTGAGCTATGCCTACGGTCCCGGGGATCCGGTCCTGCGGGACGTGTCCCTGTTCCTGCCCCCGGGCCGGCACCTGGCCATTGTCGGCCCCAGCGGGGCCGGGAAGAGTACCCTGCTGTCGGTGCTGATGGGCTTTGTGGTGCCGGGACCCGGGCAGGGGGAGGTGGCCGGGGTGGACCTGGCCGAGCTGGACGGCGACTGGTGGCGGCGGCAGGTGGCCTGGGTGCCGCAGCGGCCATACCTGTTCGCCGGCACCGTGGCCGACAATATCCGGCTGGGGGTCCCTGACGCCCCCCGGGAGGCGGTGGAGGAGGCAGCCCGCCTGTGCCGGGCCGACGCCTTCATCCGGGCGCTGCCCCAGGGCTACGATACCGTCATCGGCGAGCGCGGCCTGACCCTCAGCGGGGGGGAGGCGCAGCGCATCGCGCTGGCCCGGGCGGTGCTCAAGGATGCCCCGGTGGTGTTGATGGATGAGCCCACCGCCAACCTGGACCCCGAGACGGAAGGGGTCCTGGATGAGCTGCTCGAGCGCTGGCGGGACCGCACGGTGGTGGTGGTGGCCCATCGCCTCAACACCGTCCGCCATGCCGACTGGTTGCTGGTGATGGATGGCGGCCGGGTGGTGGAGAGCGGGACGCCGGAGTCCCTGGCCCAGCGGCCGGGGCTCTACCGGCAGCTGCGCATCGCGTACGCCGAGGGGGTGGGGTCGTGA
- the rsmH gene encoding 16S rRNA m4C1402 methyltransferase (Evidence 2a : Function from experimental evidences in other organisms; PubMedId : 9294438, 9721276, 10572301, 16849811, 19965768, 20924196, 22561317, 27711192; Product type e : enzyme) has translation MAADSGATHISVMPEEVLGQWITDPAGVYVDATVGLGGHSALALSRYPHLRVLGLDQDPEALALARERLAAFADRVTLVQGNFREMDRLAAGAGVAAAAGILLDLGVSSLQLDRPERGFSYQEPALEAPLDMRMDPSAPVDAATLLNTAPEAEIARVLWAYGEERWARRIAAFVAEARRRRPLRTAGDLVAVVKAAVPAGARRHGGHPARRTFQALRIWVNDELGALAGGLEAGWQLLAPGGHLVVLTFHSLEDRLVKHTFREWAAAGRGSVLLRRPLTPGPEEVAANRRARSAKLRAFVRTGALDQGEGT, from the coding sequence ATGGCGGCGGACAGCGGGGCCACCCACATCAGTGTGATGCCGGAGGAGGTCCTGGGCCAATGGATCACCGATCCGGCCGGGGTGTATGTCGACGCCACCGTGGGCCTGGGCGGGCACAGTGCCCTGGCCCTGAGCCGCTACCCCCATCTGCGGGTGCTGGGCCTGGACCAGGACCCCGAGGCCCTGGCTCTGGCCCGGGAGCGGCTAGCGGCCTTCGCGGATCGGGTGACGCTGGTGCAGGGCAACTTCCGGGAGATGGACCGGCTGGCGGCCGGCGCGGGAGTGGCGGCGGCCGCCGGCATCCTGCTCGACCTGGGGGTGTCCTCCCTGCAGCTGGACCGCCCGGAGCGGGGCTTCAGCTACCAAGAGCCGGCGCTGGAGGCCCCCCTGGACATGCGCATGGACCCGTCCGCGCCGGTGGATGCCGCCACCCTGCTCAACACCGCCCCGGAAGCGGAGATCGCCCGGGTGCTGTGGGCCTACGGGGAGGAGCGCTGGGCCCGGCGGATTGCCGCCTTCGTGGCCGAGGCCCGGCGGCGGCGGCCGCTGCGCACGGCTGGGGACCTGGTGGCGGTGGTCAAGGCGGCGGTGCCGGCCGGGGCCCGGCGGCATGGCGGCCACCCGGCGCGGCGGACTTTCCAGGCCCTGCGCATCTGGGTCAACGACGAACTGGGGGCGCTGGCAGGGGGGCTGGAGGCGGGCTGGCAGCTGCTGGCCCCGGGCGGGCACCTGGTGGTGCTGACCTTTCATTCCCTGGAGGATCGCCTCGTCAAGCACACCTTCCGCGAGTGGGCGGCGGCGGGGCGGGGCAGCGTGCTGCTGCGCCGGCCCCTGACCCCGGGGCCGGAGGAGGTGGCGGCCAACCGCCGCGCCCGCTCCGCCAAGTTACGGGCCTTCGTCCGCACGGGCGCACTGGATCAAGGGGAGGGAACATAA
- a CDS encoding conserved protein of unknown function (Evidence 4 : Unknown function but conserved in other organisms): MKVYAHATRIVALGLIVVGIGLLATLPAFLLRSWWQGRSLLGALPPLAGAGWPQGLREEIEIPAIRLVAPVVQGAGNAQLDRAVGHLPTSVWPGQTGTAVLAGHDVTWFHHLNRLHKGSRVLIRTPDRLYTFRVSRTEVVREGSPVRNAHHPQLLLVACWPLNALYLTPYRFLVYADLTATTRLAHGLPPAAWPGGFAVHAAGIPAAVRAQGLTLATNDLPMGTLAVEGHPSPTWSASNAPLSAASATTTLFLAGVHIAAAGNAGWWARLAPHLSPAVLGPLWKGRVVRYLAPADIRETVDGTRITGTRLTTTLEVTGPDGTGDYTVSLATRPAGSGRLALAGWSLTPAG; encoded by the coding sequence GTGAAGGTCTATGCCCATGCAACCCGCATTGTGGCGTTGGGGTTAATCGTCGTAGGGATTGGATTGCTGGCGACGCTCCCGGCCTTCCTGCTGCGGAGCTGGTGGCAGGGCCGGTCCCTGTTGGGTGCCCTGCCCCCGCTCGCCGGTGCCGGCTGGCCTCAGGGCCTGCGCGAGGAGATCGAGATTCCGGCCATCCGCCTGGTGGCCCCAGTGGTGCAAGGAGCCGGCAACGCCCAGCTGGATCGGGCGGTCGGCCATCTGCCGACGTCGGTCTGGCCGGGGCAGACCGGCACGGCAGTGCTGGCCGGTCACGACGTGACCTGGTTCCATCACCTCAACCGGCTGCACAAGGGCAGCCGCGTCCTCATCCGCACCCCGGACCGGCTCTATACCTTCCGGGTCAGCCGCACGGAGGTGGTGCGGGAGGGCAGTCCGGTCCGCAACGCTCATCATCCCCAGCTGCTGCTGGTGGCGTGCTGGCCGCTCAACGCCCTCTACCTCACCCCCTACCGCTTCCTGGTCTACGCCGACCTCACTGCCACCACCCGGCTGGCCCACGGCCTGCCGCCGGCAGCCTGGCCGGGCGGCTTCGCGGTCCATGCCGCTGGCATTCCAGCAGCAGTGCGGGCCCAGGGGCTGACCCTGGCCACCAACGACCTGCCCATGGGCACCCTGGCGGTCGAGGGCCATCCCTCCCCGACCTGGAGCGCCAGCAACGCGCCCCTGTCGGCCGCCTCCGCCACCACCACCCTCTTCCTGGCGGGCGTTCACATCGCCGCCGCCGGGAATGCCGGCTGGTGGGCCCGCCTGGCCCCTCACCTGAGCCCGGCGGTGCTGGGACCGCTTTGGAAGGGACGGGTGGTCCGCTACCTGGCCCCGGCCGACATCCGGGAGACGGTCGACGGCACCCGCATTACCGGGACCCGGCTCACAACCACCCTGGAGGTCACCGGGCCGGACGGCACCGGCGACTACACCGTCAGCCTGGCGACGCGGCCCGCCGGCTCCGGCCGGCTGGCCCTGGCCGGCTGGTCGCTCACCCCCGCCGGTTAG